ACACCGCCTGGGCGCTCCCTGCCGTTCGCGGCGCTGAGCAGCGGAGGGCGCGAAATGAACTTCGCCGTAGCATAGGCGATCTTTCAGACTATCATGCAGGCAGGCTACAAAAGGAAACGCCAAGTGACACGCATCTGGTCGAGATTGGGATACTCAATCATCGCATGTCCGGCATTGATCGTGTGGGGCGACGACGTCGCCGCTAGCCCACCCTTGACCGTCTTGCCGGGAGATGCATCGGTCATCTATCCTTCGGTGGACAAAGACCGCCGCAGGGCCGCACTGGATCGTTTCTGGCAGGACTGGAAGAGCGTATATCTGAGTGAGGGCTGTGGCGGCGCCTATGTCGATATAGCAGGCGACGGGAAGCCGACCTATGGCGATAGCGTGCCCAATACGCTCACCGTGTCGGAGGCCCATGGCTACGGTATGCTCGCCCTTGTCAGAATGGCGGGGCGGGACAGCCAGGCAAAACCTCTTTTTGACGGGATGCTTGCCTATTTCCGGCTTCACCCCGCCGAAAGCGGGCCTGGACTGATGGCGTGGAACCAGACCCGCGATTGCAAGGACGCGCCCGAAGGCGGGACTACGGCCAGCGACGGCGACATCGACATCGCACTGGCGCTGCAATTGGCGCAGGAAACATGGGGCGGCTACGCCGAGGATGCCGCAAAGGTCCGTGAGGCCATTCTGGCCCGTGAAATCAGCCGTCACGATCTCGTCAAACTGGGAGACTGGGCGCGCTATGAGGTCTATGACGCGGCTTCCCGATCCTCGGATTTTATGCCCTACAACTTTTCAGTCTTTACCCACGCGCCCGGTTCCGATGCGTCCCGGTGGACCGAGATCCGGAGCACCGGCTATGACGTCTGGGGCCGGATTTCCGAGACCTACGCGCAAAGCACCGGTCTCGTGCCTGATTTCATGATCGGGATGCCCGACGATCCGCGGCCGGCCCCGGCGGAGTTCCTCGAAGGGGACTACGACGGGTTCTATTCGTGGAATGCCCTGCGCTACCCCTATCGTTTGGCGGCCGATTACCGGGTCAGCGGCGATCCTCGCGCGGCCAATCGCCTACGGCGGATCAATGCATGGATCCGCACCGAAACCGGCGGGGACCCGTCCCGGATCGCCTCTACCTACCGGCTCGAGGGCAGCATCCCGCAGGATGGCCGGTGGACAGGAGAACCCGGCTGGATTTCCATGTTCGCCGCCGGGGCGATTGCTGGCAGCGGCGATCCGGACTCAGATCAGGTCTGGATGGACGCTCTTTGGGCCGCCATGGCCGCCATTCCTATCGAGGACGGAGACTACTTCGGCAACACTCTCAAGCTTCTCGCGATGATCGATCTTGCAGAGATGTGAGCGGCCTGCACAGTTTGCTGACGTTATCCCGACGGCAAAGTACTGCAAAAAGCCGTGGCTTTGCGCGTTCCTGAAGGGGGATATCCACACCGTTTCGGCACAAATTAGAGCGCAGGCCAGATACCACGGTTCATGTCCCGGACTGAAACGGTAGAATTTGCCCAGTCATGATGCATGGCGGCTCAAGGCTTGGGTCGCGATGGTCAATGAAAGGACGTAGAGCGGAACTTCGTCGAATGGAGGACGCACGTCCGGTTAGGGCTGCCTGCGCTCATCCATCGTGTCCGGCTCGAACGTCTTGTGTGGATGGCTCCCGCATAGCAAGTCGTAAATGATCTCGCGCACCTTTTCAGAAGCAGTCTTGTGTCCGGCCTGTTTGCGCGGTTCACACCGCTGGCCCTGATGGGATCCGCAGATCAGGTTCCTATCTGCTTTGCGGGCAATTTCGCCCGGGACATTCGGCGGAGCTTCCTGATCGTTGCGGCTGAAGGGTACACCATCACATCGTCGGTCTTGCTATCTCGCTGTTTCGGTATGTCTCAGGCTGTGTGAGGTCGGTAGGATTCGTTCCTGGTCAGCACCGCCCACATGATCCGCGCCGTCTTGTTCGCCATGGCGACGGTCGCGAGCCGGGCAGGCTTCCTCTGCAGCAGCTTCGTCAGCCAGGGATCGGCACGCTCCGGATGGTTGGAGACCTGCCGCACACGCGATGTCATGCCGACGACGATAAGCTGACGCAGATACCGATCGCCCATCTTGGTGATCTTCCCTAAGCGCTCCTTGCCACCGCTGGAGTGGTTGCGCGGTGTCAGACCAAGCCACGCCGCAAATTCCCGCCCACTCTTGAACTGGTGACCCGATCCGATCGTGGCGGCCACGGCCGAGGCGGTGACCGGCCCAACTCCGGGAATGCTCTGCAGGAGTTGCGCCTGGCGGCTGAGACGAGCCTGGATACGCATCGTGATCTCGTACCAGCGAAAGCGGTTGTGGAGCTCGACCAGCTGACGGCTGAGGACCCGCAGAACGTCCTGGGCGAGCTCGGGGAACCCGGACTGCTTGCCCTCGATGATCCCTTTCGCAAAATCGATGGCCCGCGCGACGCCCCGAGCGATGGCGATCCCGAACTCCGCGGCCAGGCTTCGGAGCATGTTGATCAACTGAGTGCGCTGTCGAACCACGAAGTCCCGTGCGCGATGCAAGGAGAGAAGCGCCTGCTGGTCCTCGGACTTGATCTCGACAAACCGCATCGTCGGCCGCGTCACGGCCTCGCAAATGGCTTCTGCATCGACCGCATCGGACTTGCCCCGTTTCACGTAGGGTTTGACGTACATCGGCGGCATCAGCCGGACAGTATGACCGAGCTTCGTAAGCTCACGGCCCCAGTGGTGGCTCGATGCGCAGGCTTCGATGCCGATGAGGCAGGGCGGCAGTCGCTCGAAGAACGCCAGCACCTGCGCCCGGCGTAAAGGCCGATTGAAGGCGACCTCTCCGGTCTCGGTAACTCCGTGGACATGAAAGATGTTCTTGGCCAGGTCGAGGCCGACAGTGGTAACTTGCATGGGGTGGCTCCTCTCAATTGCAGATTCTGACACCTGCAGTATGGCGCATCGCGACGCCGGGAGCGGGAGCCATCCACCCCATCTGCTATCGGGCAGCGAGCGCCCGAGTGGGCGGCCCCAGGCGCTTAAGCGTCATGCCGCGCTGCCGCAGGCCGGCTTCCGGCCGAGGCTGTGTGAAAACTCAGATTTCCAAGACCCGCGGGGAGTAACTTCCTAGGTAAGAGCTCGTGGCGGCCCGCCAGCAGAAAGAAATCTCGTAGGTGCTTCGCCG
The genomic region above belongs to Rhodovulum sulfidophilum DSM 1374 and contains:
- a CDS encoding IS110 family transposase, with amino-acid sequence MQVTTVGLDLAKNIFHVHGVTETGEVAFNRPLRRAQVLAFFERLPPCLIGIEACASSHHWGRELTKLGHTVRLMPPMYVKPYVKRGKSDAVDAEAICEAVTRPTMRFVEIKSEDQQALLSLHRARDFVVRQRTQLINMLRSLAAEFGIAIARGVARAIDFAKGIIEGKQSGFPELAQDVLRVLSRQLVELHNRFRWYEITMRIQARLSRQAQLLQSIPGVGPVTASAVAATIGSGHQFKSGREFAAWLGLTPRNHSSGGKERLGKITKMGDRYLRQLIVVGMTSRVRQVSNHPERADPWLTKLLQRKPARLATVAMANKTARIMWAVLTRNESYRPHTA
- a CDS encoding glycosyl hydrolase family 8, with the protein product MTRIWSRLGYSIIACPALIVWGDDVAASPPLTVLPGDASVIYPSVDKDRRRAALDRFWQDWKSVYLSEGCGGAYVDIAGDGKPTYGDSVPNTLTVSEAHGYGMLALVRMAGRDSQAKPLFDGMLAYFRLHPAESGPGLMAWNQTRDCKDAPEGGTTASDGDIDIALALQLAQETWGGYAEDAAKVREAILAREISRHDLVKLGDWARYEVYDAASRSSDFMPYNFSVFTHAPGSDASRWTEIRSTGYDVWGRISETYAQSTGLVPDFMIGMPDDPRPAPAEFLEGDYDGFYSWNALRYPYRLAADYRVSGDPRAANRLRRINAWIRTETGGDPSRIASTYRLEGSIPQDGRWTGEPGWISMFAAGAIAGSGDPDSDQVWMDALWAAMAAIPIEDGDYFGNTLKLLAMIDLAEM